Genomic window (Salvelinus fontinalis isolate EN_2023a chromosome 3, ASM2944872v1, whole genome shotgun sequence):
gtggaaacgtctaggagcaacaacagctctgccgcaaagtggtaggccacacaagctcacagaacgggaccaccgagtactgaagcgcgtagcgcgtaaaaatagtctgtcctcgattgcaacactcactgccaagttccaaactgtctctggaagcaacgtcagcacaataactgttcgtcgggagcttcaggaAATAGGTTTCCATAGcccagcagccacacacaagccaaaaatcaccatgcgcaatgccaagcgttggctggagtcgtgtaaagctcgccaccattggactctggagcagtggaaacgcgctctctggagtgatgaatcacgcttcaccatctggcagtccgacagacaaatctgggtttggcggatgccaggagaacgtgccctaatgcatagtgccagctgtaaagtttggtgaaagaggaataatggtctagggctgttttcatggttttggctaggccccttagctacagtgaagggaaatcttaacgctacagcattcaatgacattctagacaattctgtgcttccagctagcaacagtttggggaaggccctttcctgtttcagcatgacaaggcCCCAAGtccacaaagcaaggtccatacagaaatggtttgtcgagattggtgtgtaAGAACAAGACTGGCCTGACCTCAActtcatcaaacacctttggggtgatttggaacaccgactgcgagccaagcctaatcacccaacatcagtgcctgacctcactaatgctcgaggctgaatggaagcaagtccccacagcaatattccaacatctagtggaaagccttcccagaagagtggaggctgttatagcggcaaaagggggaccaactccatattaatgcccatgattttaaaatgagatgttcgacgagttggtgtccacatacttttggtaatctTTTGTAGGTTGTCTTAATTACCTAAGTAGGCAGCCGCCTTCTGCATGGCAGTGACAGGGCAGTCTTTGTGGGCCAGTAGCAGCTGTTTCAGTTGTGTGACCTCGTTCCTCAGCAGACCCACTTCATTCTGACAGAAACAGAACACCACATATAGGCATGAACACACAAGACAATGCACACACAACATTTGTCTTCTCAACCACTGACAACCATACACCAAAACCCCATGGGCACGAGAATCATATTAGAGCTTCTACCAGTATAATACAAATCAGACGGGTTCATGGTTTTAAAGATggactatgcagaaatcactccgccatttcctggttgctaaaattctaatagttacccaatttcagtttatgtgacaaaacaagcaagtatagtgtagagaatcattgtaccatctaaaccactgtgaaatatcttttccataaccaaaaatattgtattttcaactggtgtacaaaaccaaaaggaaGACGCAAAACAAAatttaagaatgggaagcatagaaataaaccacatagaacagatctgccgcttcttagacttgctttcaacgagaattacatatctataactcacatttctatgtgaatttggtcaggtcgcccaaaaagttacatattgccttTGCCCTTCTCATTGCCTTTTATGGTTTATTGTAACTGGCTGTAATAGACAGTTACAGTCTAGGTCATAGTGCAGTAGACTCACGGTCAAAGAGACGTTCATGGTAGCCAGGTCCTCTGCCTTCCTCTCCAGAGAGCCAACCCAAACCTTGCGTTTCTGTCGGCAGCGAGACGCCGCCGCCCTGTTCCTCTCCAGGAAGCGCTGCCTTCTCTCATCTGGGTCGGCCTCCGCACCCCGCCGCCTCCTACCCCCGGTGGGCTGGGCCGGGGACACCTGGGGAGGACGGGGAGGGTGTTATACACCTTGGACtaggtgtgtgtgcatgagtgtgtgtatgagagagagagagagagagagagagagagagagagagagagagagagagagagagagagagagaatgcaagagtgtgagcgtgtgtgtgtgagcgtgtgtgtgtgagcgtgtgtgtgtgagcgtgtgtgtgtgagcgtgtgtgtgtgtgtgtgtgtgtgtgtgtgtgtgtgtgtgtgagagtgtgtgtgtgagagtgtgtgtgtgtgtaaaagtgcATTTGAATGTGTATTTCAAAGTGTGCCCGTGTATACGCCTCTCACCATCATGTCCTCTGAATGTAGACTATACccaaatggagaggaggagccaCTGCTGGTTTGCTGTGTGAGTATATGTAAATCATATATGCATGAGAGTGTGCCTGTGCATTTTTGTATTCACTGTTTGTGCACAAAAAATACATGCAAGCGACATGAGATAATGCATTACCAAATATATAGGGTCAGACGGAATCTGCAGAGAAGTTCTCTTATCAATACCTTTACAGAGTTGCCAGCATATTTAATCTACAAAACATGgttttagtttgttcagtgttctttccAGTATTTTTATCATTTCTGGAGATAAAGGCCACCCTGCGTCTAGTAGATTCCACCTGACCCTTAGGTATTGTATCAGTATGTATGTGTTTTACCTGTGGCTGTGCAGGTGAGGGGGTGTCAGAATTCTGCGAGGGCTGCTGGCACTGCTCATGTCTCTGGGGGACAGCGGGGCTGGACCCcggtcccccccccaccccccctgtgCCCTCTTCCACCCCCCCTGTGCCCCCTCCAGCCCCGTTCTGAGCCCCCAGGCCATGCTGTTGCTGGGTCAGCGCCGCCTTCAGCCtctacagagagggagggacacacACAGAAATGTCATACAGATGTCAACAACATGCCTTCCTAGGGTTGCAAAACTACAAGTTATTTTGGCTCCCTTTGCCTTCCACTGCCACGGGTAGGCCCACTGCCATTTGGTCCTTAACTCTGTGTGCGGTGTGTAGTGTGAGTCCGCAAGTGCATGCGCCTCTCACCATCTTGGCCTCTGAGTGTAGACTATACCCAGATGGGGAGGAGGAGCCGCTGCTGGTTCCACCAATCGGAGGGCCTGGAATCCCAGGGATGTTGGGCACCATATTAAATGGCCTCGCCAGCTACACATTACAAAAGAAGAGACTAAATAAGAGGACAAAATAACACTTACCAATATCTGCCATTATCAAGTATGTTACTGTTAATTAGACATCTATTACTTTCACTAAAACTGCCGATGTAAAAAGGgcattataaataaatgtgattgattctCACAGATATGACTGAGGTCATATTTGggctggggaggagagggaccgtcTGTCCGTTGGGGAGATGCATTACCAGTGGGAAGGAGCCTGTCGGAGAGCTGAGAACAGGAGATTGGTATAAATtaaaaagacagagagaatacAAATATAGAGAGATGTTGGTAGATTAGACTCACCCCAGTTGTCTGTTGGAGGGTGGGGTTTGTGTGATGACAGAAGTTGGCGACGGCAGTGTCGGGTGCAGGGGGTCGTAACCAAGGTGAATGGGGAGGGACCCAGGCCGTACAATGGTTGGTGTGGGGGTGGAGCTCAACACTGGTTGTGGAGGAGGAAGAGTCTCCTGTCAACACACATCACATCCAGTCAGAGAAACCCAGGTGGGAGTTGAACACTACAGGCCGCTGAGCTGAACCCACTAAGACACCCACTAATTGTCTACTTTTTGCTGACATCTTCTTTACTTGCCTCAAAGTTAAGTGATTACTTTACTCTCTGGCCACCActgttcctttctctctctctcacccaagtTACCATGCAAACTTG
Coding sequences:
- the LOC129847101 gene encoding cyclic AMP-dependent transcription factor ATF-7-like isoform X1, translated to MGDDRPFVCTAPGCGQRFTNEDHLSVHKHKHEMTLKFGPARTDSVIIADQTPTPTRFLKNCEEVGLFNELASSFEQEFRKAHEDDQRNKNPVRLPTPHLLAPPLQTLSGVKEEDEGPLEVDSSPPGSPDSTSSMSDSSKEPMGRGKETLPPPQPVLSSTPTPTIVRPGSLPIHLGYDPLHPTLPSPTSVITQTPPSNRQLGSPTGSFPLVMHLPNGQTVPLLPSPNMTSVISLARPFNMVPNIPGIPGPPIGGTSSGSSSPSGYSLHSEAKMRLKAALTQQQHGLGAQNGAGGGTGGVEEGTGGVGGGPGSSPAVPQRHEQCQQPSQNSDTPSPAQPQQTSSGSSSPFGYSLHSEDMMVSPAQPTGGRRRRGAEADPDERRQRFLERNRAAASRCRQKRKVWVGSLERKAEDLATMNVSLTNEVGLLRNEVTQLKQLLLAHKDCPVTAMQKAAAYLAAGGEESSRDPPSEPMGSTALVIQHGPSAPVPSPGAITVNGLSVCAAEAVAMSVLAGMGAAHQGGVLMAPQPQPAPR
- the LOC129847101 gene encoding cyclic AMP-dependent transcription factor ATF-7-like isoform X2, translating into MGDDRPFVCTAPGCGQRFTNEDHLSVHKHKHEMTLKFGPARTDSVIIADQTPTPTRFLKNCEEVGLFNELASSFEQEFRKAHEDDQRNKNPLPTPHLLAPPLQTLSGVKEEDEGPLEVDSSPPGSPDSTSSMSDSSKEPMGRGKETLPPPQPVLSSTPTPTIVRPGSLPIHLGYDPLHPTLPSPTSVITQTPPSNRQLGSPTGSFPLVMHLPNGQTVPLLPSPNMTSVISLARPFNMVPNIPGIPGPPIGGTSSGSSSPSGYSLHSEAKMRLKAALTQQQHGLGAQNGAGGGTGGVEEGTGGVGGGPGSSPAVPQRHEQCQQPSQNSDTPSPAQPQQTSSGSSSPFGYSLHSEDMMVSPAQPTGGRRRRGAEADPDERRQRFLERNRAAASRCRQKRKVWVGSLERKAEDLATMNVSLTNEVGLLRNEVTQLKQLLLAHKDCPVTAMQKAAAYLAAGGEESSRDPPSEPMGSTALVIQHGPSAPVPSPGAITVNGLSVCAAEAVAMSVLAGMGAAHQGGVLMAPQPQPAPR
- the LOC129847101 gene encoding cyclic AMP-dependent transcription factor ATF-7-like isoform X4; the protein is MGDDRPFVCTAPGCGQRFTNEDHLSVHKHKHEMTLKFGPARTDSVIIADQTPTPTRFLKNCEEVGLFNELASSFEQEFRKAHEDDQRNKNPLPTPHLLAPPLQTLSGVKEEDEGPLEVDSSPPGSPDSTSSMSDSSKEPMGRGKETLPPPQPVLSSTPTPTIVRPGSLPIHLGYDPLHPTLPSPTSVITQTPPSNRQLGSPTGSFPLVMHLPNGQTVPLLPSPNMTSVISLARPFNMVPNIPGIPGPPIGGTSSGSSSPSGYSLHSEAKMRLKAALTQQQHGLGAQNGAGGGTGGVEEGTGGVGGGPGSSPAVPQRHEQCQQPSQNSDTPSPAQPQVSPAQPTGGRRRRGAEADPDERRQRFLERNRAAASRCRQKRKVWVGSLERKAEDLATMNVSLTNEVGLLRNEVTQLKQLLLAHKDCPVTAMQKAAAYLAAGGEESSRDPPSEPMGSTALVIQHGPSAPVPSPGAITVNGLSVCAAEAVAMSVLAGMGAAHQGGVLMAPQPQPAPR
- the LOC129847101 gene encoding cyclic AMP-dependent transcription factor ATF-7-like isoform X3, which codes for MGDDRPFVCTAPGCGQRFTNEDHLSVHKHKHEMTLKFGPARTDSVIIADQTPTPTRFLKNCEEVGLFNELASSFEQEFRKAHEDDQRNKNPVRLPTPHLLAPPLQTLSGVKEEDEGPLEVDSSPPGSPDSTSSMSDSSKEPMGRGKETLPPPQPVLSSTPTPTIVRPGSLPIHLGYDPLHPTLPSPTSVITQTPPSNRQLGSPTGSFPLVMHLPNGQTVPLLPSPNMTSVISLARPFNMVPNIPGIPGPPIGGTSSGSSSPSGYSLHSEAKMRLKAALTQQQHGLGAQNGAGGGTGGVEEGTGGVGGGPGSSPAVPQRHEQCQQPSQNSDTPSPAQPQVSPAQPTGGRRRRGAEADPDERRQRFLERNRAAASRCRQKRKVWVGSLERKAEDLATMNVSLTNEVGLLRNEVTQLKQLLLAHKDCPVTAMQKAAAYLAAGGEESSRDPPSEPMGSTALVIQHGPSAPVPSPGAITVNGLSVCAAEAVAMSVLAGMGAAHQGGVLMAPQPQPAPR
- the LOC129847101 gene encoding cyclic AMP-dependent transcription factor ATF-7-like isoform X5 produces the protein MGDDRPFVCTAPGCGQRFTNEDHLSVHKHKHEMTLKFGPARTDSVIIADQTPTPTRFLKNCEEVGLFNELASSFEQEFRKAHEDDQRNKNPVRLPTPHLLAPPLQTLSGVKEEDEGPLEVDSSPPGSPDSTSSMSDSSKEPMGRGKETLPPPQPVLSSTPTPTIVRPGSLPIHLGYDPLHPTLPSPTSVITQTPPSNRQLGSPTGSFPLVMHLPNGQTVPLLPSPNMTSVISLARPFNMVPNIPGIPGPPIGGTSSGSSSPSGYSLHSEAKMRLKAALTQQQHGLGAQNGAGGGTGGVEEGTGGVGGGPGSSPAVPQRHEQCQQPSQNSDTPSPAQPQQTSSGSSSPFGYSLHSEDMMVSPAQPTGGRRRRGAEADPDERRQRFLERNRAAASRCRQKRKVWVGSLERKAEDLATMNVSLTNEVGLLRNEVTQLKQLLLAHKDCPVTAMQKAAAYLG